The Anaerolineales bacterium genome has a segment encoding these proteins:
- a CDS encoding L-fucose/L-arabinose isomerase family protein produces MKLEGKPVTLGVIVGNRGFFPAHLCDSGRKTILKVLEQEGIRAVCLTPDDTQYGAVFSLGDSHKCADLFKSRREEIDGILVTLPNFGEETAIANALRWAGLKVPVLIHAFPDDPAKMTLADRRDSFCGKMSCACNLHQYGIRYSLTTNHTMDPEGDDFRADLRRFAAVCRVVRGLRSVRLGMIGARPAAFKTVRYSEKILERSGISVETIDLSEIFGRAWKLADSDPGVKTKLEEIRAYVPTAGIDPQALLKMAKLGRVIDGWMEENELAGSALQCWTSMEEFYGVVPCTLMSMMSNGLMPAACETDITGLVGMYAMVLATGKPSALVDWNNNFGSDPDKAVIFHCSNLPKALFEETGKEAPVMDYQAIIAGTVGKQNAYGTVVGRLRAGPITYCRVSTDDQTGWVAAYLGEGELTGEKLATFGGYGVVKIPNFQKLLAHICDNGFEHHAAINPAPCAAVLEEAFTKYLDWEVYRHS; encoded by the coding sequence ATGAAACTCGAAGGGAAACCTGTCACTCTGGGCGTGATCGTCGGAAACCGTGGTTTTTTCCCCGCTCACTTATGCGACAGCGGGAGGAAAACCATCCTTAAGGTCCTGGAACAGGAGGGCATCCGGGCGGTATGCCTGACGCCGGACGACACCCAATACGGCGCGGTGTTCAGCCTGGGGGATTCGCACAAATGTGCGGACTTGTTTAAATCCCGCCGCGAAGAGATCGACGGGATCCTCGTCACCCTCCCGAACTTCGGCGAAGAAACCGCCATCGCCAACGCCCTGCGCTGGGCCGGATTGAAGGTTCCGGTGCTGATCCACGCCTTCCCCGACGATCCGGCCAAGATGACCCTGGCCGACCGGCGGGATTCCTTCTGCGGGAAGATGTCTTGCGCCTGCAACCTGCATCAGTATGGGATCCGCTATTCGCTGACAACCAATCACACCATGGATCCGGAAGGCGACGATTTCCGAGCCGACCTGCGCCGGTTCGCCGCCGTCTGCCGGGTCGTGCGCGGATTGCGGTCCGTCCGGCTGGGCATGATCGGCGCGCGGCCGGCCGCCTTCAAGACCGTCCGTTACAGCGAAAAGATCCTCGAGCGCAGCGGTATCTCGGTCGAGACGATCGACCTTTCGGAGATATTCGGCCGGGCGTGGAAGCTTGCGGATTCCGATCCCGGGGTCAAGACCAAATTGGAGGAGATCCGGGCCTATGTGCCGACGGCGGGAATCGACCCCCAGGCGCTCCTCAAGATGGCCAAGCTCGGGCGCGTGATCGACGGCTGGATGGAAGAAAACGAGCTGGCGGGAAGCGCCCTGCAGTGCTGGACCTCGATGGAGGAGTTCTACGGCGTGGTGCCCTGCACGCTGATGAGCATGATGAGCAACGGCCTGATGCCCGCCGCCTGCGAAACCGACATCACCGGACTGGTGGGCATGTACGCGATGGTGCTGGCGACGGGCAAGCCCTCGGCGTTGGTGGATTGGAACAACAACTTCGGCAGCGACCCCGACAAAGCGGTGATTTTCCACTGCTCCAATCTGCCGAAGGCCTTGTTTGAGGAAACGGGCAAGGAGGCGCCGGTGATGGATTACCAGGCGATCATCGCCGGGACGGTCGGCAAGCAGAACGCCTATGGCACCGTCGTCGGCCGCCTGCGGGCGGGGCCCATCACCTACTGCCGGGTCTCGACCGACGACCAAACCGGCTGGGTGGCCGCCTACCTGGGCGAGGGCGAGTTGACCGGTGAAAAGCTTGCCACCTTCGGCGGATACGGCGTGGTGAAGATCCCCAATTTCCAGAAGCTCTTGGCCCACATCTGCGACAACGGCTTTGAGCACCATGCGGCGATCAATCCCGCCCCCTGCGCGGCCGTCCTGGAGGAAGCCTTTACGAAGTACCTGGATTGGGAGGTATACCGTCATTCATGA
- a CDS encoding alcohol dehydrogenase catalytic domain-containing protein: protein MSGPSMKVVRLHAPGDLRLHEEPVPKAAAGEILLRVSAVGICGSDLHWFAEGAIGEARLAEPVVLGHEFSAATPDGRRVAVDPSIPCEECEHCREGNPNLCEKVVFAGYGKQDGALRQYLAWPERVCFPIPDQLSDADGVMLEPLGVAIHAVDLAHLRHEMRVAVLGCGPIGLLVLQLVRLFGVKSVLATEVLPHRLEAARALGFEDCRLVDKHAVALAGVDPPHVVFECAGENAAVETAVNILRPGGKILLAGIPPDDRTAFRASVARRKGITFMLVRRMKHTYPRAIELVEQGLVDVRSLVTHRFPLEKAAEAFAAAVKRDGIKVIIEMPPPGT from the coding sequence ATGAGCGGTCCATCGATGAAGGTCGTCCGCCTGCATGCTCCCGGGGATTTGCGGCTCCACGAGGAGCCCGTGCCGAAAGCGGCTGCGGGCGAAATCCTCCTGCGTGTGTCCGCCGTTGGAATATGCGGATCGGATCTGCATTGGTTTGCGGAAGGGGCGATCGGCGAGGCGCGGCTGGCTGAGCCGGTGGTGCTCGGGCACGAATTCTCCGCGGCGACGCCTGACGGCCGACGGGTGGCGGTGGATCCTTCCATCCCTTGCGAAGAATGCGAGCATTGCCGCGAAGGGAATCCCAACCTGTGCGAGAAGGTTGTCTTCGCCGGATACGGGAAACAGGACGGCGCGCTGCGGCAGTACCTGGCCTGGCCGGAACGGGTCTGCTTTCCCATTCCGGATCAACTCAGCGACGCCGACGGCGTGATGCTCGAACCGCTGGGGGTGGCGATCCACGCCGTGGACCTGGCCCACTTGCGGCACGAGATGCGCGTGGCGGTGCTCGGCTGCGGACCGATCGGCCTGCTGGTCCTCCAACTTGTCCGCCTCTTCGGGGTGAAAAGCGTCCTCGCCACCGAGGTCCTGCCCCATCGCCTGGAGGCCGCGCGCGCGCTCGGGTTCGAGGATTGCCGCCTGGTGGATAAGCACGCCGTCGCCCTGGCCGGCGTTGATCCGCCGCACGTGGTTTTCGAGTGCGCCGGGGAAAACGCCGCGGTGGAAACGGCGGTGAACATCCTCCGCCCGGGCGGAAAAATCCTGCTGGCCGGGATTCCGCCCGACGACCGGACCGCTTTCCGCGCCTCGGTCGCCCGCCGCAAGGGGATCACCTTCATGCTGGTGCGGCGGATGAAGCACACCTATCCGCGCGCGATCGAGCTGGTGGAGCAGGGCTTGGTGGACGTGCGTTCGCTCGTCACCCACCGCTTCCCGCTGGAGAAGGCCGCCGAGGCGTTTGCGGCGGCCGTCAAGCGCGACGGGATTAAGGTAATCATCGAAATGCCGCCGCCGGGGACGTGA